A stretch of the Papaver somniferum cultivar HN1 chromosome 6, ASM357369v1, whole genome shotgun sequence genome encodes the following:
- the LOC113286350 gene encoding ABC transporter B family member 9-like: MTKKKEDTARDDDGDGNNGDKEKQKVAMYKLFAFADKYDVVLMVVGTICAIANGLAQPLMTLIFGQLINSFGASDRFHVVHAVSKVCLNFVYLAIGTGIASFLQVSCWMVTGERQAARIRGLYLKTILRQDITFFDTETTTGEVIGRMSGDTVLIQDALGEKVGKFIQLVSTFIGGFVVAFTRGWLLSLVMLACVPLIVGTGTAMHIYMSKLSSRAQIAYAEAGNAVEQTVGSIRTVVSFTGENLAIEKYNRLIAVAYNSTVKQGWVSGLGLGTVLTVVFCSYSLAVWFGSNIIIERGYNGGQVINVIIAIMTGGMSLGQALPSLNAFAAGQAAAYKMFEAIRRKPLIDAYDTSGTTLENIEGNIELKKVYFSYPARPDHQIFSGFSFAVRSGTTAALVGQSGSGKSTVISLVERFYDPHAGEVLIDGVNLKNIQLKWIREKIGLVSQEPVLFTTTIRGNIAYGKDNATDAEIRTAIQLANAANFIDKLPQGLDTLVGEHGTQLSGGQKQRIAIARAILKNPKILLLDEATSALDAESEKIVQDALVRVMTNRTTIVVAHRLTTIRNADLIAVVHQGKIVEQGTHTELIQDPDGAYSQLILLQEGKRESEVATASNLDDATMSSSDAANKFMNRSSSRRQFTGLSRSQRSLSISFGVPGGGVEYMKEENNETKKVQNNYSFTRLMWMNMPELPVLIIGIIAAAVHGAIFPVFGLLLSSAIKMFYEPPHELHKDSAHWSLIYVGLAGAAFISIPCQQYFFGIAGGKLIQRIRSMCYAKVMHQEISWFDDPANSSGAIGARLSTDASNVRSLVGDTFALIVQNISTVTAGLIIAFTANWLLTLIVLFFSFFIGLQSYFQMKSVKGFSGNAKVMYEEASQIANDAVGNIRTVASFCAEQKIMDHYQEKCKGPMKAGVKTGVVSGVGFGISFAVLYCINALVFYIGARLIKDEKATFGQVFKVFFAVVMAAMGVSQTSAIAPDSNKAKDSAASIFKILDSKPKIDSSSDKGLTPKIIKGHIELQNVGFKYPTRPDVQIFRDLCLSIPSGKTVALVGESGSGKSTVISLLERFYDPDAGRILLDGVDIQNLKLSWLRQQMGLVSQEPVLFNETIRTNIAYGKPDASEEEIIAATTAANAHNFISALPRGYDTSVGERGVQLSGGQKQRIAIARAILKDPKILLLDEATSALDAESERIVQEALDRVMVNRTTVVVAHRLSTIKGADIIAVVKNGSIAENGKHEDLIKMNGGAYASLVALHMSSS; encoded by the exons ATgacgaagaaaaaagaagatacTGCTAgggatgatgatggtgatggtaaTAATGGCGATAAAGAAAAACAGAAAGTAGCAATGTACAAGTTATTTGCATTCGCAGATAAATACGATGTTGTTTTAATGGTGGTTGGTACAATCTGTGCAATTGCTAATGGATTAGCACAACCTCTTATGACGTTAATCTTCGGTCAGCTCATTAACTCGTTTGGTGCATCTGATCGTTTTCATGTTGTTCATGCAGTTTCAAAG GTTTGTTTGAACTTCGTATACTTGGCTATCGGTACTGGAATTGCTTCTTTCCTCC AGGTGTCATGTTGGATGGTGACTGGAGAAAGACAAGCGGCTCGTATCCGAGGACTTTACTTGAAAACTATTCTCAGGCAGGACATAACATTTTTCGATACTGAAACAACAACCGGTGAAGTTATTGGAAGAATGTCTGGAGACACCGTTCTCATACAAGATGCACTGGGTGAAAAG GTTGGGAAGTTTATACAACTGGTCTCGACTTTTATTGGTGGCTTTGTTGTTGCATTCACCAGAGGATGGCTTCTCTCCTTGGTAATGTTAGCATGTGTTCCTCTCATCGTTGGTACTGGTACTGCCATGCATATATACATGTCCAAATTGTCTAGTCGTGCGCAAATTGCATACGCTGAAGCTGGAAATGCCGTTGAACAAACCGTAGGATCAATCCGAACG GTCGTGTCTTTCACAGGGGAAAATCTAGCCATTGAAAAGTACAACAGATTGATAGCTGTTGCTTATAATTCTACTGTGAAACAAGGATGGGTCTCTGGCTTAGGACTTGGCACAGTCCTTACAGTTGTATTTTGCAGTTATAGTTTAGCTGTTTGGTTCGGTTCCAATATCATCATAGAGAGAGGCTACAATGGTGGACAAGTCATCAACGTCATAATAGCGATTATGACCGGTGGAAT GTCTCTAGGTCAAGCATTGCCATCCTTGAATGCATTTGCAGCAGGGCAAGCTGCAGCTTACAAGATGTTTGAGGCTATTAGAAGAAAACCACTGATTGATGCCTACGATACCAGTGGTACTACGTTAGAAAATATTGAGGGCAATATTGAATTAAAGAAAGTGTACTTCAGCTATCCAGCAAGGCCTGATCACCAAATATTTTCTGGTTTTTCATTTGCTGTTCGAAGTGGAACCACCGCAGCTTTGGTAGGACAAAGCGGAAGCGGAAAATCAACCGTGATTAGTTTAGTAGAGAGATTTTACGACCCCCATGCTGGAGAGGTTCTCATTGATGGCGTGAACTTGAAGAacatccaactgaaatggataaggGAGAAAATTGGGTTAGTTAGCCAAGAACCAGTATTATTCACGACCACCATAAGAGGGAACATCGCATATGGGAAGGATAATGCTACTGATGCAGAGATAAGGACAGCTATACAACTTGCAAATGCTGCAAATTTTATCGATAAGTTGCCTCAG GGACTAGATACTTTGGTAGGTGAACACGGAACCCAACTTTCAGGTGGACAGAAACAAAGAATTGCTATCGCAAGAGCCATTTTGAAGAACCCAAAGATACTACTACTTGATGAAGCAACTAGTGCACTAGATGCAGAATCTGAAAAAATAGTTCAAGATGCCCTAGTAAGAGTCATGACGAATCGGACAACTATAGTAGTTGCACACCGCTTGACAACCATAAGAAACGCCGATCTCATTGCAGTAGTTCACCAAGGAAAAATAGTAGAGCAAG GTACGCACACAGAGCTAATCCAGGACCCTGACGGTGCTTACTCGCAGCTCATACTTTTAcaagaagggaaaagagaaagtgAGGTTGCAACAGCTTCGAATCTAGATGATGCAACAATGTCGAGTTCTGATGCAGCTAATAAGTTCATGAACAGGTCTAGCAGTAGAAGACAGTTTACAGGATTATCCAGAAGTCAACGTTCTTTATCTATTAGCTTTGGTGTTCCTGGTGGCGGAGTTGAATATATGAAAGAggaaaacaatgagacgaagaaaGTGCAGAATAACTACTCGTTTACCAGGCTGATGTGGATGAACATGCCAGAGTTACCAGTTCTGATCATCGGAATAATTGCTGCTGCTGTTCATGGTGCGATCTTTCCAGTTTTTGGACTTCTGCTCTCGTCTGCTATCAAGATGTTTTATGAACCACCGCATGAACTGCATAAGGATTCTGCGCACTGGTCTTTAATTTATGTGGGTTTAGCTGGCGCAGCTTTCATTTCCATTCCATGCCAACAATACTTTTTCGGAATTGCTGGTGGTAAACTAATTCAGCGAATTCGGTCCATGTGTTATGCAAAAGTGATGCATCAAGAAATTAGTTGGTTTGACGATCCTGCAAATTCAAG TGGGGCAATAGGTGCAAGATTATCAACGGATGCTTCCAATGTGAGGAGTCTCGTAGGGGATACATTTGCCTTAATTGTTCAGAACATCTCGACGGTCACAGCAGGGCTTATTATAGCTTTTACGGCTAATTGGCTATTAACATTGATTGTCTTATTTTTCTCGTTCTTTATAGGGTTACAATCATATTTTCAGATGAAGTCTGTAAAAGGCTTCAGCGGGAATGCTAAg GTTATGTATGAAGAAGCTAGTCAGATTGCAAATGATGCTGTTGGCAACATTCGAACCGTCGCATCATTTTGTGCAGAACAAAAAATAATGGATCATTACCAAGAAAAATGTAAGGGACCCATGAAAGCAGGAGTTAAGACAGGGGTTGTAAGTGGTGTAGGTTTTGGCATTTCCTTTGCCGTACTTTACTGTATCAATGCACTTGTTTTCTACATTGGAGCTCGACTTATCAAAGATGAGAAAGCAACTTTTGGACAGGTTTTCAAG GTTTTCTTTGCTGTGGTAATGGCAGCAATGGGAGTTTCACAAACAAGTGCAATTGCTCCAGATTCTAACAAAGCCAAGGATTCTGCTGCTTCTATTTTTAAAATCCTTGATAGTAAACCTAAGATCGATTCAAGCAGCGATAAGGGGCTAACGCCAAAAATTATAAAAGGCCACATTGAATTGCAAAACGTCGGCTTCAAGTACCCAACTCGTCCTGATGTTCAAATCTTCAGAGATTTGTGTCTGAGCATCCCCTCTGGAAAG ACTGTAGCACTTGTGGGAGAGAGTGGCAGTGGAAAATCAACTGTGATAAGCTTGTTAGAGAGATTTTATGATCCAGATGCTGGTCGTATATTGCTAGATGGAGTTGATATCCAAAATCTCAAACTAAGTTGGTTAAGGCAGCAAATGGGTTTAGTGAGCCaggaacctgtattatttaacgAAACAATACGAACAAATATTGCTTATGGAAAACCAGACGcatcagaagaagaaatcattGCAGCTACCACAGCAGCCAATGCACATAATTTCATATCAGCTCTTCCAAGAGGTTACGATACGTCTGTAGGTGAACGAGGAGTACAATTATCTGGTGGTCAAAAACAAAGAATAGCAATAGCCAGGGCAATCTTGAAAGACCCAAAGATCCTTTTACTTGATGAAGCGACAAGTGCACTTGATGCTGAGTCGGAGAGAATTGTACAGGAAGCATTAGACAGGGTAATGGTAAACAGAACGACTGTTGTTGTTGCTCATCGTCTCTCTACGATCAAAGGTGCTGATATAATTGCAGTCGTTAAGAATGGATCTATAGCTGAAAATGGTAAACACGAGGACCTTATAAAAATGAACGGAGGAGCATATGCATCTCTTGTTGCACTTCATATGAGTTCTTCATag